One segment of Phragmites australis chromosome 13, lpPhrAust1.1, whole genome shotgun sequence DNA contains the following:
- the LOC133888508 gene encoding uncharacterized protein LOC133888508 codes for MRPTERKPWNFAHSGSVCGPNLSQRRRFGADSEGFSAGAADGERVRRTRALAGAGGEQGGEDAAGSPGGGGAAPGAGRAAALQRPARQLQQDEMLTLAAIYGDNIGIFGEKDALRSFQIHVHYEIPDGIGVSAEVLQGVDDDTDSQFFHTFSIRHLAPIQG; via the exons ATGCGTCCAACGGAACGGAAACCGTGGAACTTTGCCCACTCGGGCTCCGTATGCGGGCCGAATCTCTCCCAGCGGCGGCGTTTTGGTGCGGATTCCGAGGGTTTCAGCGCGGGCGCGGCAGATGGAGAGCGCGTACGGAGAACGAGAGCCCTCGCCGGAGCAGGCGGAGAGCAAGGAGGTGAGGATGCTGCGGGCTctccgggaggaggaggagccgccccAGGTGCCGGACGAGCAGCTGCGCTCCAACGACCAGCTCGGCAGCTCCAGCAAGACGAG ATGCTGACACTAGCGGCAATCTATGGAGACAATATCGGTATTTTTGGTGAAAAGGATGCACTGCGATCTTTCCAg ATCCATGTGCATTATGAAATTCCAGATGGTATCGGTGTGTCTGCTGAAGTACTTCAGGGTGTTGATGATGACACGGATAGTCAGTTCTTTCACACGTTCAGTATCCGGCACTTGGCTCCAatccagggttaa
- the LOC133888506 gene encoding uncharacterized protein LOC133888506 gives MPRKSSKARGAAAQGPSGPTPWPPLKTDAPNPTPAAELPHAAAGTSAAAEALERLHISDASDGYPPEPPPPEPEAPPPPRPPMEASSSGRAAAGRSWEEEAVTKLHELAGVGVEEVELTEEEARANDQRQEDEICALEAIFGDTVVIFNKKGGKRSFQVHVHIEIPDAIDVTTRLSYADEVLKYGATCDADADFLVYKFRVEHLPPILLTCLLPSSYPSHCPPLFTISMEWLDKGMISSLCRMLDIIWEEQQGMEVTYQWVQWLQTSSLSHLGFDDASPDVIIPRMMRYNDNKRHEAFLHAIHDCMICFSEFPGVDFIKLPCHHFFCWKCMQTYCKMNVKEGNVVKLRCPDTKCEGGVPPNILKRLLEEEEFERWEGLLLQRTLDAMSDVVYCPRCQTACLEDVGNEAVCSSCLFSFCTLCRNRRHVGEQCLSPEEKLLILESRQKSGQVQGDQQKILEELRSLKEIMKDAKQCPKCKMAISKIEGCNKMVCWNCKEYFCYQCNHAITGYDHFKGACVLFPQEEIDRWELQMNQRVQRQVVAQAHAEMYAQHGQGHPCPTCRQPSPKIGNNNHLFCWACQKHFCALCQKPVHKTAQHYGPKGCKQHSADP, from the exons ATGCCTCGGAAGTCGTCCAAGGCGAGGGGGGCGGCCGCGCAGGGCCCCTCTGGTCCCACGCCGTGGCCGCCCCTGAAGACCGACGCCCCAAACCCTACCCCCGCCGCCGAGCTCCcccacgccgccgccgggacgtccgccgccgccgaggcccTGGAGCGCCTCCACATCTCCGATGCTTCTGATGGCTAtccgccggagccgccgcctccCGAGCCCGAGGCCCCTCCACCGCCTCGGCCGCCGATGGAGGCGTCGTCATCTGGGAGGGCTGCGGCGGGCCGGAgctgggaggaggaggctgtAACGAAGCTGCACGAGCTGGCTGGGGTTGgtgtggaggaggtggagttGACTGAGGAGGAGGCGCGCGCCAATGATCAGAGGCAGGAAGACGAG ATCTGTGCCTTGGAAGCAATTTTCGGAGACACTGTAGTTATTTTCAACAAAAAGGGAGGCAAGCGGTCTTTCCAG GTTCATGTGCATATCGAGATTCCAGACGCTATAGATGTAACGACAAGGCTCAGTTATGCTGATGAGGTATTAAAATATGGGGCAACATGTGATGCTGATGCTGATTTCCTTGTTTACAAGTTTAGAGTTGAGCATTTGCCTCCAATCCTGCTGACATGTCTCCTGCCTTCATCATACCCAAGTCATTGCCCTCCCCTTTTCACTATCTCCATGGAATGGCTTGACAAAGGGATGATATCGTCATTATGTCGCATGCTTGATATAATTTGGGAAGAGCAACAGGGCATGGAAGTAACATATCAATGGGTGCAATGGCTCCAAACTTCTTCCCTTTCTCACTTAGGGTTTG ATGATGCTTCGCCAGATGTTATAATTCCAAGGATGATGAGATACAATGATAATAAGCGTCATGAAGCTTTCTTACATGCTATCCATGACTGCATGATTTGTTTCAGCGAGTTTCCTG GTGTTGATTTCATCAAACTTCCATGTCATCATTTCTTTTGCTGGAAATGCATGCAAACATACTGCAAAATGAATGTCAAGGAAGGAAATGTAGTGAAGTTGCGATGTCCTGATACGAAATGTGAAGGTGGTGTTCCTCCTAATATACTAAAAAGGcttcttgaggaggaagaaTTTGAACGTTGGGAAGGATTACTACTCCAGAGAACTCTTGACGCCATGAGTGATGTTGTTTATTGTCCGAGATGTCAAACTGCTTGCTTGGAGGATGTAGGTAATGAAGCAGTGTGTTCAAGTTGTTTATTCAGCTTCTGCACACTTTGTAGAAATCGCCGTCATGTTGGGGAGCAATGTTTGTCTCCAGAAGAAAAACTTCTTATTTTGGAG AGTCGCCAAAAATCTGGACAAGTGCAAGGAGATCAGCAGAAGATTCTAGAGGAACTACGCAGCCTGAAGGAAATTATGAAGGATGCAAAACAGTGCCCAAAATGCAAGATGGCCATATCTAAGATAGAAGGATGCAATAAGATGGTTTGTTGGAACTGTAAGGAGTACTTCTGCTATCAATGTAATCATGCAATTACTGGATATGACCATTTCAA GGGTGCATGCGTGCTTTTTCCTCAGGAGGAAATCGACAGATGGGAATTGCAAATGAATCAAAGGGTCCAGCGCCAAGTGGTTGCACAGGCGCATGCTGAAATGTATGCACAGCATGGTCAAGGTCATCCTTGTCCTACATGCCGTCAACCATCTCCAAAG ATCGGAAACAACAACCACCTCTTCTGTTGGGCATGCCAGAAGCATTTTTGTGCCCTGTGCCAGAAGCCTGTCCACAAGACCGCACAGCATTATGGTCCCAAAGGATGCAAGCAGCATTCAGCAGATCCCTGA